The sequence below is a genomic window from Uranotaenia lowii strain MFRU-FL chromosome 2, ASM2978415v1, whole genome shotgun sequence.
AATTCATCGCAACTGACAAGCTACGTTAATGTTAATAAACTACAAATTGCAAAGTTAAAGAAcctgaaaaaataattcaaaatttaggaaaatgaAATTCGATTCCAGAGTAGGATTGACCAAATTCAGAGTTGAATGATAGGGCCAGGAAcattgatcaatttttaattcattttcgaatattttggaaggggtaacactaaaaaattttaaaattcttactgagataaggagtataaagcatgatcagaTAGCAGAATATgcaaacgacattagtggctataactaaatgattgttacaaaaccagatttcatgtttcggggtaactttggatttttcaacgttttcttagaaaaacaaatatactcaaaacaTGGAcgatgttgctgcatacatttaggggcaaaattataaacatttctcaatatttttgggcctcaaaaacaaatgaaattttaccatcatgCAAGGTCTTCCCACTGCTCTTATGTtcttttttgtattgaaacttaaccatttgatagggtttcgaGCCATTTGTTTTATATAGACTATCTCATGGAAagtgtctgtttttttttttaatatccaaaaattatcatataatgatcataaaaataactcttaaGCTATActtatacaaaggaaaaaagttaaaatttcttatgaaacaacccatttgtttttaaatgcttTCATTTTATTAcgagaggtgtttgtttttgagtcttcgaaaaaacagatattttaaaactttaaaactacatgttaagtaattttaaaaaagttaaagaggTTGTTTATAAGACACGACCGCGAagttgacgtagaattacgacagcctAACTTGtgcaatcgttttttttttattaaatttgtattttcttaATTAAATTAGTCGGTTTAATATAAGTGATCGTTACATTTGATTCATACactcttttgaaaattcgttaacGAATTTTCTTTCCATgctctttaaataatttttttccgcaCAACAATCGCTACCATAACACGATGCTTTAAAgtggaattttgaaaactgtccAAAATTAAGCAACATTTCAACAAAGGCCCTTTTAGGACCGATGATTTTAAGAAAGAGTCAATTCggtctttgaatcaaaatactTAGAAAGGGTATGGATGGTCTGTGTGTGAATGTGGTGTATGAGAGTGTTGTACTACATCATACACAAAACACACAATAAACGCACGCACATTATTTATACAACGCAAATCTAGCAACACTCACGCATCACCACTCATTTTCACATTACGCTCCATGAAGCTTGCTTCTCTTGATTCTCCCGCAGCTGGTCGTTTCAGCCGCTGCTAGTTTTCTCCACTAGTTGTCTCCGCTGCTCGCTGCCTCTGGTTGGTCCATGCTGCTGCACTAGATACTGAACAGAACTGCTAGTCGATATCGGTGTaggattaccactggtggggtccaaacACCGATCGAAGAGCAGCTGGCGAACTCTGTTCAGCTAGACAACGAAACCGACACTGAAACCGAGACGACTGACGAgccctttgttttataccttCCGTGggtagggaaaaacaaaaaccatcaaaGCAAGCTCTGCCcatgacgtcataatcctttagatatGATGGTCCGTTAATGAAGTTATTTTCgtgacttgaaaatttcaatttgccacCCTATGGTGTTGCCGTAAGacaattctacgtcaaaaaagttttacagcacgggcaattgatttcagcaGTAAAATTTTAGGCAAGAGATCAGTAAAAGGGGTCACCAATATTAATTATTCAATGTTTTGGCAACAATAACGTTATAATGCTACGGATCGATACGGAAAtttaaacaagaaaattttacagTACGGGAAATCGATTGCTTATAACAAACTTTGTATTAAACGACGGAAAAGGGATCATTCATTTTAACTATTTTaggtttttgcaattattactttatTATGCGtgtaatcgaaataaaaactaatgCACGAGGGTTTTACAAAACGGACATTCGATTCctggattcaaattttgaatcagacgACATGAAATATTGtcgtttttaagaattttagatgtttttaaaataattgtgttGTACTTTGTTCAAAGATAAGTTGGATTGTTCGTACGCACGCACGCAGCATCAACAGCATTGGTCGTAACAACAGACCGCACGGGAGAATGCCCGAAAACCAAATGAAATTAGATCGGTGCAATCGTTGGCTTTTTATAACTTCGGATCTAGTGCAGTTTGAGTCGACGTTCGCGGTTTTATCGCTCGGGTGTTCTGCGCATCAATTTGTAtttgcgtaattctacgtcaaaaaaaattaaaaaaaaaaatgtaacatttctacgtaagatttttgaaaacaactccGGCCCGCTAGTAAGAGACCGTAAGCAAATGTGACAACCCCCTAaaactaaactgaaaatttacacatgagAGTTTAACAGCATGGGAAATTGATTTTAggagtaaaatttggtattttgatgaaaattttgagacGCATCCTGTACAGCCCGGATGCGGATATTTTAGAGATTTGCTCggttttattcacattatttggaaaatgaaaaaaaaacatttttttttgttattgaaagcTGCTTCCAAAAACGGATTCTttcaagttttatcaaaattcacaaaaatatgttgGATGCTTTTAACGCTATTCGAACGCTGCTGATGTGCTTTGACCAGAtccaatgaataaaaataaaatttaagaaacagGGGCATGGACAGAGGACAGAAGGGTGTTTGTATACGACAAATGCGGCAATCGAAGCTGAATGGAACGATGCAGCAGCAGTAGCTCACGCAGGGGTTGTAGCAAGGCGGGGCAGCTTCAGCAGTAGCAGCAGGTACTGGACTACAGCAACGGgctaagcagcagcagcataggCTTGACAGCAACAGCGGCCCGATTGCACCGCACCGGAGAAGGCCCAAAAAGCAAATGAAACCGGGTCGAGGCAATCCTTGCTTTTTTATAACTTCGCATCTAGTGCAGTTTGGGTCGACGATCGGGGTTTTTCCGCTCGGGTGTTTTGCGTACCTATTTGTATTAGCGCGttattagtattggtgtaccaacacatagcCGACTCTAAATGTTGTTCGGAaaagatgtctttgaaagaggcgtttttcgtgacgcgagatccattcgcgaatttcaatttgcccccctatagtgttgccgtaagacgtaattctacgtcaaaaaatcCAACTACcaaccaaatttagcctatttgaaactcaatttataggcttttaaACGTAGTttaacgtagaaaacagtttcagatattttaactttagacttagttaatgatgattatctgcaaaaatttcattttgatcaaagttcccccagtttacggtacttctaCATAGAATAAAGACcaagcattcaaaattttctggatGTATCAAATTATTGAtaatgatgttttaaaattagaCTAGGGATGGAGGCATAAAAACCTAGAACTTAAATTCGaataacatattttaaaaaaaactgagaatttTTTAACAGGATTTTATTCAAGTACCTATTTAACTAAAATGGAACTACTCTACAAAAGCTTCAAATGACCGACCAGGGAATCGATGACCTCAGCTGAGTCCGGTCCAAGCCCAAGAACCGTTTCGGTTCCACTCTGGACCTGAGTTCGACCGGCATCCATCACCACTTCCGCCACAACATTCTTTTCTCTGGCCTTTCGGGCGAAAAACTCCAGCTCCTTTTTACTTTCCGCTTTGAGGACAATCTTCGGCTGTCCCTCACAGAGCCACAAATTCAGCTTGGTTTCGCAAACCCGGGATGCTTCCATGACACACATCACCGCAGCATGGGCACACTGGGATGCTATCTTGCCCCGGCCGAGACCAAGATCCGCCCTTACAATTAGTACCATCTTCATCGAATTGCTGGGGTTTCCTCCGACTGACGAGGCTCCCGCAACAAGCGTCCTCGCCACATTCATTTTTCGTACTTCTTCCGCTGTTGGTCCGTGTAGGCTTGCATACAAGTCTTAAACTCTTTAACCACTTCCTGGCACTTGCGCCAATCTCCCGTTTCCGCTATGCACTCCTGCAATAGGTGGAATTAGATTTCAAAAGTCGAATGCTATGTAAAGGATTGAAAGCATAAAATATAATGTACCTACCTGTACTTTGTAATGAAGATTAATGCAACCCGTTTGCTTGAGCATAAGTTCCACAGCATCTTCTACATCAGACATAATGTGATCGAGACACAAAATTACGAATTTATCTCAGCATAATGTAAAATGCAACGTGAATTGCGTAAAGTTaactttttgaaatcaaaacaaaaatagtagtTTTTGTTTGATCCAAAACGGTaccaagatttgaaaaaaatgcattagCCATTTTCGGTGTTCATGAATTGGGCcgtcttttatttcaaaaataattttttttggcgtttaacagtttgattttaaattcgaagttcttaataTAATGTGTGTTTACGGTTTTTACTTAACAATACGAATTTCATCTGAGAAGATAGTTTTTTCATACAACGATTTCAAAACGTAGTTTTGCCGCATCGGCCAAAATGCTACAcactaattaaaaataaactagaGTGCTGTTGAACACAAAACTTCAACACGAAAACAACAAAAGagttatgtttatttaaaaaaaaggctagaatAACATCCttatttaaatagaaaattttcagaaatgaaattgaaaacgaaataaagaaaatgttaacaTCAATTTGGTTTAACATCAATAA
It includes:
- the LOC129747958 gene encoding uncharacterized protein LOC129747958; this translates as MNVARTLVAGASSVGGNPSNSMKMVLIVRADLGLGRGKIASQCAHAAVMCVMEASRVCETKLNLWLCEGQPKIVLKAESKKELEFFARKAREKNVVAEVVMDAGRTQVQSGTETVLGLGPDSAEVIDSLVGHLKLL
- the LOC129747959 gene encoding cytochrome c oxidase assembly factor 4 homolog, mitochondrial; its protein translation is MSDVEDAVELMLKQTGCINLHYKVQECIAETGDWRKCQEVVKEFKTCMQAYTDQQRKKYEK